A single window of Archangium gephyra DNA harbors:
- a CDS encoding PKD domain-containing protein, whose amino-acid sequence MHAFQPTPPARRTLKKSLYAVLLLSLGGAGCEWLPGYEDPDPANRAPTITQVLATPASINEGSNTGLSVTASDPDGDELTYTWTQTPADPAGTFGGETGSTRTWTAPTIATNTPFTLQVTVSDGKGGSAEATVDVEVVNVASPNRAPTVNEAITVTTPAIAGDVTLSIGATDPDGDTLTYAWSTSVAGQGTFTAPAAAETQWLSPELATATTYTFQVTVSDGTVSVTRTLPVEVAVPQYARDIQPLWDAQCTNCHSSPRGLDLRSDKSYASLVNTAGTGGYPSGCGGTTRVVPSDPNNSLLVKKLSGTACGGRMPQGNAGYFDNNPGQLIRIRSWILAGAANN is encoded by the coding sequence ATGCACGCGTTTCAACCCACCCCGCCGGCCCGGCGGACCCTGAAGAAGTCGTTGTACGCGGTACTGCTGCTGAGCCTGGGAGGCGCCGGCTGCGAATGGCTTCCCGGGTATGAGGATCCGGATCCGGCCAACCGCGCGCCCACCATCACCCAGGTGCTCGCCACGCCGGCCTCCATCAACGAGGGCTCGAACACCGGCCTCTCGGTGACCGCCAGCGACCCGGATGGGGATGAACTCACCTATACCTGGACGCAGACCCCGGCCGATCCGGCGGGGACCTTTGGCGGCGAGACCGGCTCGACCCGTACCTGGACGGCGCCCACCATCGCCACCAACACCCCCTTCACCCTCCAGGTGACGGTGTCGGATGGAAAGGGAGGCTCGGCCGAGGCCACGGTGGACGTGGAGGTGGTCAATGTGGCCTCCCCCAACCGCGCGCCCACCGTGAACGAGGCCATCACCGTCACCACTCCGGCCATCGCGGGTGACGTCACCCTCTCCATCGGCGCGACCGATCCGGATGGGGATACGCTCACCTACGCCTGGAGCACGAGCGTGGCCGGCCAGGGCACCTTCACGGCTCCGGCCGCCGCCGAGACGCAGTGGCTCTCGCCCGAGCTCGCCACGGCCACGACCTACACCTTCCAGGTCACCGTCTCCGATGGGACCGTCTCCGTGACGCGCACGCTGCCCGTGGAGGTCGCCGTCCCCCAGTACGCCCGGGACATCCAGCCCCTCTGGGACGCGCAGTGCACGAACTGCCACAGCAGCCCCCGGGGCCTGGATCTGCGCTCGGACAAATCCTACGCCTCCCTCGTCAACACCGCTGGCACCGGCGGTTACCCCTCCGGCTGCGGCGGGACCACGCGCGTGGTGCCGAGCGATCCCAACAACTCGTTGCTGGTGAAGAAGCTCAGCGGCACCGCCTGCGGCGGAAGGATGCCTCAGGGCAACGCCGGCTACTTCGACAACAACCCCGGCCAGCTCATCCGCATCCGCTCGTGGATCCTCGCGGGCGCGGCCAACAACTGA